ATTTAAGTTTGGGTTCACTTTGAATTATTGCGTATTTTGATTATTTCAAGTTCAAATTGAACGGGTTTAAATTGTTGACTTCTCGTAATAAAATCGAGTTGATCGAGTCAAGCTTTCAAGTTTAAATCAAAATTAACAGTTTTATAGTATTAGTATATTAATCCTAtgtaaataataatttacttgtaATTGGATGGgttaataacttaaaataatatttgtaatttaatttgataggGCAAATTTATTCTTTTGACAATGAGTGAGATAATTTTGTTTAAGATTATTATGCGCTGCTTTTCGGACACTTAATATCACCAGAAAGATGTTTAAATAGATTATATGTAGGAGACTTAAACTCAGATTAAAAATATGCAAAGCCGGCTAAATTTCGGCCAGAGAAAAAAGCTGTTTCACTTTGGTCGACATGTTGCCGTCGGCCGCCGCTAGAACCGGTAGCTACCGCGAATCCATTGCCATTGGTTCTTTTATTCTTCAAAACCAATATGTTTTACTTTCTTAccttaaaaaaaaggaaatcaacttgtatttttcttctaaaagatgtatatatattcaaagtTGAATTTATagttttcaatttgattttatggaagaaggttttttttttttaaagaagaatgataaaattaaattaaaattaggagGAGGAGAATAGACAACAAAAAAGGGTATAGTTAGGAGGAAGTATTGATGAATAAATCCATGACTGAAGAAGAAAAACGGCATCGTAATTGTCATAATTGCtaactaattaatttttacaGCCATGAAAGAAATGATAAAAACACCCACCTAACGTAACAAACATTGCATCTGACAGTCATTATAGACCAACAAATCCATCAACGCCAACAATACAACATTCATTGCCTTCTCTATTCTCGTTCTCTTTCCCATGCTTCATttttaaaggaaacaaaaaaCCTTGAACAGAAATCAAATGCAGCGTTAAGATTGTTTGGATtcatattacattaattaatccTTATGAACAAAACATGCAAAAACGATCATGTCCAATGATCTTtccaatataataattttaaaaaaaataaaaagagaaaaaaattcataGCTTTAAGGAAAGAAGTAGGATTAAAatgttctctcttttttttctcctttatttttattttttgtgaatcATCTATTGTGTAAAGGATTTGGACCTGTATgaacttttctcttttcatcatcAAAAACTTGATTATCATCACCACCACCATCTTTACCTTTATGATGGTCATGATTCCCTGCTTCAAAGCTACCATGGGATTGAAGAACAGGCGGCTTAAACTGTTGAGAAGAAGCTGAAATAGCTGGTTTGAAGCTGCTTCCATGGCTTGAACTTGAACTTGAATATTCTAACTGAAACAGCAAGAACAAAAGCAGTGGGAAGAGGAGACAAAAGCAAATGAACTTTTTGCTTAAACCCATTTGCTGCTTCAACAATATTCTTCACAATCCAAACACCTACAAATCATGCATGGATTACCACTCCCTTTTAACCCAAAAACCTAGACagcaaaaaaggaaagaaactcTCTTGGAAATCTGATACACTCAAGTCAAAGCTGGCTCCCTGGAGGACACTGGTCGAAAATCGAAAACTCTATTAATggcttctcttcttctttttttttccctgaTGAGAAAACCTAGGAGTGTGAACCCTGAACTGATAGTAATATATTAAGAAGAGGagtcaaaatgcataggttttggTGCCTAGTAAGTTGCAATAAAATGGATGGAGAAGGAGTTTGAGTTTGCAGTTTGAACCTTTGATATGTTTTACATGGGAAATAGGCAGAGAGAAAAAGATGAGATGCTGTTTTGTTTTTGGGTTGGCGAATTGGCTGAGTTTTTTTTATGATTCTGTTGGATATATTAATAGCTATTAATTTCATCTCTCACTTCGGTCTACCATCAATGCGTATATGGTTAAAGCAACACTAGTACTACATAAGTACTTCGTATATTAAAGAGTTGGTAGGAGCTATAAAGGAAAAAACTAAAAACCTAGAAATAGAACTAACCTCCCACCCGTAACTTTTGAACTCTCTCAATTTCATATTTGCATTGATCTTTCTTTAAAAATggttattatatataattttaattgatataataataaatttaatattcaatatttatatattctatgCAAATATTGATAGAAGGTGTAAATGTTGtaaactaaatttattaaacaataaacAATATGTACAATtgactaaaaatattaatattataattaattgtctttaattggtcattttaaaattaatagaaattaaattactctaacttcttaaaataaaataatttacttaatatcaaaattaagataaaaaaaattctttttaccAATAAAAAACTAGAATTAGAAAGGGAAAAGAAGTCACCAAAATAATTATCTTGCCTAAAATTAGTTTAGGCTCAGActtcaatataaatttataagCACTTCAGGATTTATAATTGTAGGACAGCTGTAGGAGTTAGATTTAtcgtttaattataaatttcatttcttcactttataaaaattaaaatattagtttttttattttaatttataaaaaaatattcttcgtaatttaaaaaaaaacaaataagttaacttaattattagtaaaaatatgaacttaaattgctaatttttattaaattattatatataaattgttgaattgttactttattattattattaattcattACATAGAAATGTTAGAATTGTTAATTACCATATCAACAACTAATAGCAAGGTCTGACAATATTACtcaattgaatgaattttttaatatttgaaaaaaatttaaattctgacaaatttaaattttttaatttttgtaaaatagaaagataaaattcataattacaGCTACACCAAACTCCAAAAGCTAAGGAGGAGCATACTGGACTTAAAAATGTAAATTGTGAATT
The genomic region above belongs to Gossypium hirsutum isolate 1008001.06 chromosome D05, Gossypium_hirsutum_v2.1, whole genome shotgun sequence and contains:
- the LOC121217633 gene encoding uncharacterized protein, which codes for MGLSKKFICFCLLFPLLLFLLFQLEYSSSSSSHGSSFKPAISASSQQFKPPVLQSHGSFEAGNHDHHKGFLFPLKMKHGKENENREGNECCIVGVDGFVGL